Proteins co-encoded in one Melanotaenia boesemani isolate fMelBoe1 chromosome 23, fMelBoe1.pri, whole genome shotgun sequence genomic window:
- the apaf1 gene encoding apoptotic protease-activating factor 1 isoform X1 codes for MALEEGARSCLLRFWSKLEQDIKPTYLMDHMISDGVMTVEEEEKIRTQATRKDQAVALLELLLRKDNRSYISFYNALVKESYDDLASLLHDDLPRHSFDGYKASSDSSTSYVQTVLSEGGVPQRPLVFVSRPELVNRVREKLYRLQKDPGWVTVFGMAGSGKSVLASEAVRHYELIEECFPGGIHWLSIGQLDKPDLLVKIQSLCFRLEQSLDSQSLHRPPSSLDEAKERLRFLMLRRYPRSLLILDDVWDSTVLKVFDIHCRILLTTRNRSLADSVSGAKYEVEVESGLDENKALEILALYTDKKPQGLPGEARSIVRECKGSPLVVSLIGALLKDKPDRWLYYLRQLQQKQFKRIRKSSSYDYDALDQAMAASIEVLPVEHQELYKDFTVIEKDIKIPATVLSVLWDLEPEEVEDILQEFVNKSLLFVDSNNKPYLYYLHDLQLDFLVEQNRNHLESLHGKVVRQYQHHYRDGPPISGDEECLYWIRFLTYHMAKANLSQELYSLMFSLDWVSIKAQIMGPAHLINDYVEYGSILDKENCEVRSQFQEFLSLNGHYLEQRPFPDVVQLALSQPHASEVYKKARLQALHRAKSGKLYFELINESSVESLSRLVIHPHQGSVYSACFSHDGTKIASCGGSKTLKVFKTTSGEKLTEIQAHDDEVLCCAFSSDDSLLATCSSDRKVKVWNAERGRLLRVFEEEHEEQVNHCVFTNTTRRRLLATCSNDRGLNVKLWNLNKPSSQNTMFGHFEPVNHCCFSPDDTYMSTSSNDGTVKLFQVSSANEWKTINVKSLFTDSDDEEVFIKCSTWTADGKRIICAARNAVLVFDVDTSDMLLEIRTNRLSTVQYCHACPTSNLLAIAFSNYTVELWDLEENQKKADCSGHLSWVYRVQFSPDGSQLLSCSDDQTVRLWETEKVHTSSAVCLKRDSDVLFQDEKIVVSAADNCNRLQVRDGKTGSVLFQSEEKLSRIRCTCMCREPSVVGFGQEDGTVQVLEVPSGKLLATLLGHTKTVLHCQFSQNGHTLFTSSEDSTIRVWKWKTGEWKVLQGHKEQVRCFSLLSVSPNDTRLLSWSFDGTVKVWDTESGEKLQDIEAHRGAILSCHVSPDRCLFATTSADRTAKIWDCESWQCVHTLNGHKDCVRSCRFSWDSQGLATGDDNGEIRLWSIRDGSLLKICSPDGKDGMDSLHGGWVTDLHFSPDDSLLVSTGGYIKWWDVATGDALQTFYPTGSSLKKIHISADFSTFVTIDSIGILYILRRIY; via the exons GCCACCAGGAAGGATCAGGCTGTAGCTCTGCTTGAACTGCTGCTGAGGAAGGACAATCGTTCCTACATCTCTTTCTACAATGCTCTGGTTAAAGAGTCATACGATGATTTGGCCAGTCTGCTTCATGATGATCTACCACGCCACTCATTTGATGGTTATAAGGCGTCTTCTGACTCCTCTACATCGTATG TCCAGACTGTGCTTAGTGAAGGAGGAGTACCACAAAGACCACTAGTGTTTGTCAGCAGACCAGAGTTAGTGAATCGGGTGAGGGAGAAACTTTATCGCCTTCAGAAAGACCCTGGCTGGGTTACAGTGTTTGGCATGGCTGGCTCGGGAAAGTCCGTCCTTGCCTCTGAGGCTGTCAGACACTATGAACTCATTGAAG AGTGTTTTCCTGGAGGGATTCACTGGCTGTCCATCGGCCAGCTGGACAAACCAGACCTGCTGGTGAAGATTCAGTCATTGTGTTTTCGTCTGGAGCAGAGCCTGGACTCACAGTCACTCCACCGGCCCCCCAGCTCTCTGGATGAAGCCAAAGAACGTCTGCGCTTCCTCATGCTGCGCAGATATCCGAG ATCTCTTCTGATCCTTGATGATGTCTGGGATAGCACAGTACTGAAGGTGTTTGATATCCACTGTCGCATTCTTCTGACCACCAGAAACAGAAGCCTAGCAGATTCTGTTAGCG gTGCTAAGTATGAGGTGGAAGTAGAGAGTGGTCTGGATGAGAACAAAGCACTGGAGATTCTGGCTCTTTATACCGATAAGAAGCCCCAGGGACTACCCGGGGAGGCTCGCAGTATAGTCAGAGAGTGTAAAG GTTCCCCTCTGGTGGTGTCCCTGATCGGCGCTCTGCTCAAAGACAAACCTGACCGTTGGCTTTACTACCTCCgccagctgcagcagaagcagTTCAAGCGCATAAGGAAGTCTTCCTCCTACGATTATGATGCCTTGGACCAGGCCATGGCTGCCAGCATTGAAGTCCTTCCCGTCGAGCATCAAGAGCTCTACAAGGACTTTACTGTGATCGAAAAGGACATCAAGATCCCTGCTACG GTGCTTTCTGTGTTGTGGGATCTGGAgccagaggaggtggaggacatCCTCCAGGAGTTTGTCAACAAGTCTCTGCTTTTTGTGGACAGTAACAACAAACCCTACCTGTACTACCTCCATGACCTCCAGCTGGACTTCCTGGTGGAGCAGAATCGAAATCACCTCGAG AGTCTGCACGGTAAGGTGGTGCGTCAGTACCAGCATCATTACAGAGATGGTCCTCCCATCTCAGGAGACGAGGAGTGCCTGTACTGGATCAGATTTCTGACCTACCATATGGCCAAAGCTAACCTCTCtcag GAGCTTTACTCCCTCATGTTCTCATTGGATTGGGTCAGCATCAAGGCCCAGATCATGGGTCCAGCCCACCTTATCAATGACTATGTGGAGTATGGATCCATTCTGGACAAAGAG AACTGTGAAGTCCGCAGTCAGTTCCAGGAGTTTCTGTCTCTGAATGGCCACTATCTGGAGCAGCGTCCATTCCCCGATGTTGTGCAGCTTGCTCTGTCTCAGCCGCATGCCTCTGAGGTGTACAAGAAAGCTCGCCTGCAGGCGCTGCACCGGGCCAAAAGCGGGAAACTCTACTTTGAGTTGAT AAACGAGAGCAGTGTTGAGAGTTTGTCCCGTTTGGTGATCCACCCTCATCAGGGCTCCGTCTACTCGGCATGCTTCTCCCATGATGGGACTAAAATTGCCTCTTGTGGAGGCAGCAAGACACTCAAG GTGTTTAAAACCACCTCAGGTGAGAAACTCACAGAAATCCAGGCCCATGATGATGAAGTGCTGTGCTGTGCCTTCTCTTCTGATGATAGTCTCCTAGCAACCTGCTCCAGTGACAGGAAAGTCAAG GTCTGGAACGCAGAGCGAGGCAGGCTGCTGAGGGTGTTTGAAGAGGAGCACGAGGAGCAGGTCAACCACTGTGTGTTCACCAACACAACACGACGCCGCCTGCTAGCCACCTGCTCCAACGACAGGGGCCTAAATGTCAAG CTTTGGAATCTCAACAAGCCATCCTCCCAGAACACCATGTTTGGCCACTTTGAGCCAGTCAACCACTGCTGTTTCTCCCCTGATGATACATACATGTCCACTTCCTCCAACGATGGCACAGTGAAG CTGTTTCAGGTATCGAGTGCCAATGAGTGGAAGACAATCAACGTGAAGAGCTTGTTTACAGACAGCGATGATGAAGAGGTTTTCATCAAGTGCAGCACCTGGACCGCCGACGGCAAACGCATCATATGTGCAGCCAGAAATGCGGTTTTA GTTTTTGACGTGGACACATCAGACATGTTGTTGGAGATCAGGACCAACCGTCTGAGTACGGTGCAGTACTGTCACGCCTGTCCCACCAGCAACCTGCTGGCCATAGCGTTCTCCAACTATACAGTGGAG CTGTGGGATCTGGAGGAGAATCAGAAGAAGGCTGACTGCAGTGGCCACCTGAGCTGGGTCTATCGTGTGCAGTTTTCTCCCGACGGCTCGCAGCTGCTGTCCTGCTCAGATGACCAGACTGTCAGG CTATGGGAGACCGAGAAGGTTCACACGTCCTCCGCCGTCTGCCTGAAGAGAGATTCTGACGTTCTCTTCCAGGATGAGAAAATCGTCGTGTCGGCTGCAGACAACTGCAACAGGCTTCAG GTCCGTGATGGTAAAACAGGGTCGGTGCTGTTCCAGTCGGAGGAGAAGTTGTCCAGGATCCGGTGTACTTGCATGTGCAGGGAGCCATCTGTTGTGGGTTTTGGCCAAGAGGACGGCACAGTGCAG GTGTTGGAGGTGCCCTCTGGGAAGCTTCTGGCCACTCTGCTGGGACACACTAAGACTGTGCTTCACTGCCAGTTCAGCCAAAACGGCCACACACTCTTCACATCCTCAGAGGACTCCACCATTAGG GTGTGGAAGTGGAAGACTGGCGAGTGGAAAGTCCTTCAGGGTCACAAGGAACAAGTCAGATGCTTCTCTCTTCTCTCCGTCTCACCAAATGACACGAGACTGCTGTCCTGGTCCTTTGATGGTACCGTGAAG GTGTGGGACACAGAGAGCGGGGAGAAGCTACAGGACATCGAGGCTCATCGAGGAGCCATTCTGTCCTGCCACGTCTCACCAGACAGATGTCTCTTTGCCACCACTTCTGCTGACAGAACTGCTAAG ATCTGGGACTGTGAGTCCTGGCAATGTGTCCACACACTGAACGGTCACAAAGACTGCGTCCGGAGCTGCAGGTTCTCCTGGGACAGTCAAGGCCTCGCAACGGGAGATGACAACGGAGAGATCCGG CTCTGGAGCATCCGTGATGGATCCTTACTGAAGATTTGCTCCCCGGATGGGAAGGATGGCATGGATTCCCTCCACGGAGGCTGGGTGACCGATCTTCACTTCTCCCCAGACGACTCTCTTCTGGTCTCAACTGGAGGCTATATTAAG
- the apaf1 gene encoding apoptotic protease-activating factor 1 isoform X2, with product MALEEGARSCLLRFWSKLEQDIKPTYLMDHMISDGVMTVEEEEKIRTQATRKDQAVALLELLLRKDNRSYISFYNALVKESYDDLASLLHDDLPRHSFDGYKASSDSSTSYVQTVLSEGGVPQRPLVFVSRPELVNRVREKLYRLQKDPGWVTVFGMAGSGKSVLASEAVRHYELIEECFPGGIHWLSIGQLDKPDLLVKIQSLCFRLEQSLDSQSLHRPPSSLDEAKERLRFLMLRRYPRSLLILDDVWDSTVLKVFDIHCRILLTTRNRSLADSVSGAKYEVEVESGLDENKALEILALYTDKKPQGLPGEARSIVRECKGSPLVVSLIGALLKDKPDRWLYYLRQLQQKQFKRIRKSSSYDYDALDQAMAASIEVLPVEHQELYKDFTVIEKDIKIPATVLSVLWDLEPEEVEDILQEFVNKSLLFVDSNNKPYLYYLHDLQLDFLVEQNRNHLESLHGKVVRQYQHHYRDGPPISGDEECLYWIRFLTYHMAKANLSQLYSLMFSLDWVSIKAQIMGPAHLINDYVEYGSILDKENCEVRSQFQEFLSLNGHYLEQRPFPDVVQLALSQPHASEVYKKARLQALHRAKSGKLYFELINESSVESLSRLVIHPHQGSVYSACFSHDGTKIASCGGSKTLKVFKTTSGEKLTEIQAHDDEVLCCAFSSDDSLLATCSSDRKVKVWNAERGRLLRVFEEEHEEQVNHCVFTNTTRRRLLATCSNDRGLNVKLWNLNKPSSQNTMFGHFEPVNHCCFSPDDTYMSTSSNDGTVKLFQVSSANEWKTINVKSLFTDSDDEEVFIKCSTWTADGKRIICAARNAVLVFDVDTSDMLLEIRTNRLSTVQYCHACPTSNLLAIAFSNYTVELWDLEENQKKADCSGHLSWVYRVQFSPDGSQLLSCSDDQTVRLWETEKVHTSSAVCLKRDSDVLFQDEKIVVSAADNCNRLQVRDGKTGSVLFQSEEKLSRIRCTCMCREPSVVGFGQEDGTVQVLEVPSGKLLATLLGHTKTVLHCQFSQNGHTLFTSSEDSTIRVWKWKTGEWKVLQGHKEQVRCFSLLSVSPNDTRLLSWSFDGTVKVWDTESGEKLQDIEAHRGAILSCHVSPDRCLFATTSADRTAKIWDCESWQCVHTLNGHKDCVRSCRFSWDSQGLATGDDNGEIRLWSIRDGSLLKICSPDGKDGMDSLHGGWVTDLHFSPDDSLLVSTGGYIKWWDVATGDALQTFYPTGSSLKKIHISADFSTFVTIDSIGILYILRRIY from the exons GCCACCAGGAAGGATCAGGCTGTAGCTCTGCTTGAACTGCTGCTGAGGAAGGACAATCGTTCCTACATCTCTTTCTACAATGCTCTGGTTAAAGAGTCATACGATGATTTGGCCAGTCTGCTTCATGATGATCTACCACGCCACTCATTTGATGGTTATAAGGCGTCTTCTGACTCCTCTACATCGTATG TCCAGACTGTGCTTAGTGAAGGAGGAGTACCACAAAGACCACTAGTGTTTGTCAGCAGACCAGAGTTAGTGAATCGGGTGAGGGAGAAACTTTATCGCCTTCAGAAAGACCCTGGCTGGGTTACAGTGTTTGGCATGGCTGGCTCGGGAAAGTCCGTCCTTGCCTCTGAGGCTGTCAGACACTATGAACTCATTGAAG AGTGTTTTCCTGGAGGGATTCACTGGCTGTCCATCGGCCAGCTGGACAAACCAGACCTGCTGGTGAAGATTCAGTCATTGTGTTTTCGTCTGGAGCAGAGCCTGGACTCACAGTCACTCCACCGGCCCCCCAGCTCTCTGGATGAAGCCAAAGAACGTCTGCGCTTCCTCATGCTGCGCAGATATCCGAG ATCTCTTCTGATCCTTGATGATGTCTGGGATAGCACAGTACTGAAGGTGTTTGATATCCACTGTCGCATTCTTCTGACCACCAGAAACAGAAGCCTAGCAGATTCTGTTAGCG gTGCTAAGTATGAGGTGGAAGTAGAGAGTGGTCTGGATGAGAACAAAGCACTGGAGATTCTGGCTCTTTATACCGATAAGAAGCCCCAGGGACTACCCGGGGAGGCTCGCAGTATAGTCAGAGAGTGTAAAG GTTCCCCTCTGGTGGTGTCCCTGATCGGCGCTCTGCTCAAAGACAAACCTGACCGTTGGCTTTACTACCTCCgccagctgcagcagaagcagTTCAAGCGCATAAGGAAGTCTTCCTCCTACGATTATGATGCCTTGGACCAGGCCATGGCTGCCAGCATTGAAGTCCTTCCCGTCGAGCATCAAGAGCTCTACAAGGACTTTACTGTGATCGAAAAGGACATCAAGATCCCTGCTACG GTGCTTTCTGTGTTGTGGGATCTGGAgccagaggaggtggaggacatCCTCCAGGAGTTTGTCAACAAGTCTCTGCTTTTTGTGGACAGTAACAACAAACCCTACCTGTACTACCTCCATGACCTCCAGCTGGACTTCCTGGTGGAGCAGAATCGAAATCACCTCGAG AGTCTGCACGGTAAGGTGGTGCGTCAGTACCAGCATCATTACAGAGATGGTCCTCCCATCTCAGGAGACGAGGAGTGCCTGTACTGGATCAGATTTCTGACCTACCATATGGCCAAAGCTAACCTCTCtcag CTTTACTCCCTCATGTTCTCATTGGATTGGGTCAGCATCAAGGCCCAGATCATGGGTCCAGCCCACCTTATCAATGACTATGTGGAGTATGGATCCATTCTGGACAAAGAG AACTGTGAAGTCCGCAGTCAGTTCCAGGAGTTTCTGTCTCTGAATGGCCACTATCTGGAGCAGCGTCCATTCCCCGATGTTGTGCAGCTTGCTCTGTCTCAGCCGCATGCCTCTGAGGTGTACAAGAAAGCTCGCCTGCAGGCGCTGCACCGGGCCAAAAGCGGGAAACTCTACTTTGAGTTGAT AAACGAGAGCAGTGTTGAGAGTTTGTCCCGTTTGGTGATCCACCCTCATCAGGGCTCCGTCTACTCGGCATGCTTCTCCCATGATGGGACTAAAATTGCCTCTTGTGGAGGCAGCAAGACACTCAAG GTGTTTAAAACCACCTCAGGTGAGAAACTCACAGAAATCCAGGCCCATGATGATGAAGTGCTGTGCTGTGCCTTCTCTTCTGATGATAGTCTCCTAGCAACCTGCTCCAGTGACAGGAAAGTCAAG GTCTGGAACGCAGAGCGAGGCAGGCTGCTGAGGGTGTTTGAAGAGGAGCACGAGGAGCAGGTCAACCACTGTGTGTTCACCAACACAACACGACGCCGCCTGCTAGCCACCTGCTCCAACGACAGGGGCCTAAATGTCAAG CTTTGGAATCTCAACAAGCCATCCTCCCAGAACACCATGTTTGGCCACTTTGAGCCAGTCAACCACTGCTGTTTCTCCCCTGATGATACATACATGTCCACTTCCTCCAACGATGGCACAGTGAAG CTGTTTCAGGTATCGAGTGCCAATGAGTGGAAGACAATCAACGTGAAGAGCTTGTTTACAGACAGCGATGATGAAGAGGTTTTCATCAAGTGCAGCACCTGGACCGCCGACGGCAAACGCATCATATGTGCAGCCAGAAATGCGGTTTTA GTTTTTGACGTGGACACATCAGACATGTTGTTGGAGATCAGGACCAACCGTCTGAGTACGGTGCAGTACTGTCACGCCTGTCCCACCAGCAACCTGCTGGCCATAGCGTTCTCCAACTATACAGTGGAG CTGTGGGATCTGGAGGAGAATCAGAAGAAGGCTGACTGCAGTGGCCACCTGAGCTGGGTCTATCGTGTGCAGTTTTCTCCCGACGGCTCGCAGCTGCTGTCCTGCTCAGATGACCAGACTGTCAGG CTATGGGAGACCGAGAAGGTTCACACGTCCTCCGCCGTCTGCCTGAAGAGAGATTCTGACGTTCTCTTCCAGGATGAGAAAATCGTCGTGTCGGCTGCAGACAACTGCAACAGGCTTCAG GTCCGTGATGGTAAAACAGGGTCGGTGCTGTTCCAGTCGGAGGAGAAGTTGTCCAGGATCCGGTGTACTTGCATGTGCAGGGAGCCATCTGTTGTGGGTTTTGGCCAAGAGGACGGCACAGTGCAG GTGTTGGAGGTGCCCTCTGGGAAGCTTCTGGCCACTCTGCTGGGACACACTAAGACTGTGCTTCACTGCCAGTTCAGCCAAAACGGCCACACACTCTTCACATCCTCAGAGGACTCCACCATTAGG GTGTGGAAGTGGAAGACTGGCGAGTGGAAAGTCCTTCAGGGTCACAAGGAACAAGTCAGATGCTTCTCTCTTCTCTCCGTCTCACCAAATGACACGAGACTGCTGTCCTGGTCCTTTGATGGTACCGTGAAG GTGTGGGACACAGAGAGCGGGGAGAAGCTACAGGACATCGAGGCTCATCGAGGAGCCATTCTGTCCTGCCACGTCTCACCAGACAGATGTCTCTTTGCCACCACTTCTGCTGACAGAACTGCTAAG ATCTGGGACTGTGAGTCCTGGCAATGTGTCCACACACTGAACGGTCACAAAGACTGCGTCCGGAGCTGCAGGTTCTCCTGGGACAGTCAAGGCCTCGCAACGGGAGATGACAACGGAGAGATCCGG CTCTGGAGCATCCGTGATGGATCCTTACTGAAGATTTGCTCCCCGGATGGGAAGGATGGCATGGATTCCCTCCACGGAGGCTGGGTGACCGATCTTCACTTCTCCCCAGACGACTCTCTTCTGGTCTCAACTGGAGGCTATATTAAG